The following proteins are encoded in a genomic region of Lachnospiraceae bacterium KM106-2:
- a CDS encoding phage tail length tape-measure protein: MAGKTIDATLRFVDKFTSPMNAAITSMQRASIKYQTMAEKMRKSGASLSGIGSTMSKGVIAPLSRVGKSAERAAVHFSTSMKKIQSSSLNVRGDMEQLSNQAQIMGNKMQSNAKKSADAFSQMSKSFTKKKGGAPAAVSGNSAKSSNPQLDKIVSTFKNVKSNVDKANSAVESTFSYFDGLKSNIDKVYDSGKKFNKFMSTGTAGSKKFQKAKKTFNDLAANGDTQLAKMKTAIGGVGQKFLDFGELGKRGLTKVHNGIKNIGPNISKLGTLSKNGLGKIKSNIVNLGANFTSFGDLGKAGLAKIGTGIKGIGPMFLNFGSVCKRGLGNAGKSIFRVGPLFKKLGLLAKAGLGLISTPAGAVVASLAGIVVAGILVYKNWNKIKKFASSLGKKIKSVFKQCGGNAKVFSKAFSSVKKNINKIVKNLKTIFGQIIKFLQPVIKFVAGVFVKSVGAGFRVVMGIAVGLGTGIAKVVKGITKALAGITGFVAGIFTGNWKKAWNGVKDIFGGVFDALVGIAKTPFNAVIGLINGVLSGINKINIKVPGWVPGLGGKKLGFNISKIPYLYKGTDNWKGGLAVTQDRGGEIMDLPKGTRVYPHDKSLQMAKQEGVKSAKGKKVTINISKLADKVIVRSEQDIDKIAYEIGKKLATFIENGGGEYA, encoded by the coding sequence ATGGCAGGAAAAACAATAGATGCAACATTAAGATTTGTAGATAAGTTTACATCACCAATGAATGCCGCAATTACTAGTATGCAACGTGCGTCAATTAAATATCAGACCATGGCTGAAAAGATGAGAAAATCTGGAGCTTCTTTGTCAGGAATCGGTTCTACGATGAGTAAAGGTGTTATAGCCCCATTAAGTAGAGTTGGAAAGAGTGCCGAAAGAGCAGCCGTTCATTTTAGCACATCTATGAAAAAAATTCAGTCCAGCTCTCTTAACGTTAGGGGAGATATGGAGCAGCTATCAAATCAAGCGCAGATCATGGGAAATAAAATGCAATCCAATGCTAAGAAATCAGCAGATGCGTTTAGCCAAATGTCGAAGTCTTTCACCAAGAAAAAAGGTGGTGCACCCGCAGCTGTATCTGGAAATTCAGCAAAAAGTAGTAATCCGCAGCTAGATAAGATCGTATCTACATTCAAAAATGTTAAATCAAATGTGGACAAGGCAAATTCAGCAGTGGAATCAACGTTTTCCTATTTTGATGGCTTGAAATCGAATATAGATAAAGTATATGATTCTGGAAAGAAATTCAATAAGTTTATGAGTACAGGAACCGCTGGTTCTAAGAAATTTCAGAAAGCAAAGAAGACATTTAATGATCTAGCTGCAAATGGTGATACACAATTAGCAAAGATGAAAACAGCTATAGGTGGTGTTGGACAGAAATTCTTAGATTTTGGAGAACTAGGTAAACGTGGACTAACAAAAGTTCATAATGGTATTAAAAATATAGGTCCTAATATTTCTAAATTGGGTACGCTTAGTAAAAACGGACTGGGTAAAATCAAAAGTAATATTGTAAATTTAGGCGCCAACTTTACTAGCTTTGGAGACTTAGGTAAAGCTGGACTAGCAAAGATCGGTACTGGTATAAAAGGAATAGGTCCGATGTTTTTAAATTTTGGAAGTGTATGTAAAAGAGGATTGGGGAATGCCGGAAAAAGTATTTTTAGAGTTGGTCCACTGTTTAAAAAACTTGGGCTTTTGGCAAAAGCAGGATTGGGATTGATAAGCACACCTGCAGGTGCAGTAGTTGCATCATTAGCAGGTATTGTTGTAGCAGGTATTCTTGTATATAAAAACTGGAATAAGATTAAGAAGTTTGCATCTAGTTTGGGTAAAAAAATTAAATCGGTCTTTAAACAATGTGGTGGAAATGCCAAAGTATTCAGTAAAGCATTCTCCAGTGTGAAGAAGAATATTAATAAGATTGTTAAGAACTTGAAGACAATTTTCGGTCAAATTATTAAATTCTTACAGCCAGTAATAAAGTTTGTAGCAGGAGTATTTGTTAAATCCGTAGGCGCAGGATTTCGTGTGGTAATGGGAATTGCAGTAGGACTGGGTACAGGAATCGCTAAAGTAGTAAAAGGTATTACAAAAGCTTTAGCAGGTATTACTGGTTTTGTAGCAGGCATTTTTACAGGTAATTGGAAGAAAGCATGGAATGGTGTTAAAGATATCTTTGGTGGAGTGTTTGATGCATTGGTAGGCATTGCTAAGACTCCTTTTAATGCCGTGATTGGATTAATTAATGGCGTTCTTAGTGGTATTAATAAAATAAATATAAAAGTACCTGGTTGGGTCCCAGGCTTAGGCGGTAAGAAGTTAGGATTTAATATTAGTAAGATTCCTTATTTATATAAAGGTACAGATAACTGGAAAGGTGGTCTCGCAGTCACTCAAGATCGTGGTGGTGAGATCATGGATCTACCAAAAGGTACGCGAGTATATCCTCATGATAAGTCATTACAAATGGCAAAACAGGAAGGTGTGAAGTCTGCAAAGGGAAAGAAGGTAACCATTAATATTAGCAAGTTAGCGGATAAGGTTATCGTTCGCTCTGAACAGGATATTGATAAGATCGCTTATGAGATAGGAAAGAAACTAGCAACATTTATAGAAAATGGTGGGGGTGAATATGCATAA
- a CDS encoding thioredoxin reductase, producing the protein MNERYDLAIIGTGPAGLSAALNAKIRNKKFILFGSKTLSNKLEKAHKINNYLGFYSKGGEEIKAEFLKHIEAMDINITEEKVNNIYSMGDYFALLVNDKSYEATSVILATGVNFGKPLKGEEEYLGKGVGYCATCDAPLYRDKVVTIIAYSKEEESEANFIADIASKVYYIPMYKEEVEVVDSIEVVRSTPVEIIGDTQVKKLVLKDIEIETDGIFILRESVSPGQLVPGLKMDGNHIEVDRKMRTNLAGCFAAGDIVGTPYQYIKSAGEGNVAALSAVSYIDELSREAK; encoded by the coding sequence ATGAATGAGAGATATGACCTTGCCATTATCGGCACAGGACCAGCGGGGTTATCCGCAGCATTAAATGCGAAGATTAGAAATAAGAAGTTTATCTTATTTGGAAGTAAGACATTAAGTAACAAGTTAGAGAAAGCGCATAAGATTAACAACTATCTTGGCTTTTACAGCAAAGGTGGAGAAGAGATCAAAGCAGAGTTTTTAAAACATATCGAGGCAATGGATATCAATATTACAGAAGAAAAAGTAAATAACATTTACTCGATGGGTGACTACTTTGCATTATTAGTAAATGACAAATCTTATGAAGCGACATCCGTTATTTTAGCAACAGGAGTGAATTTCGGAAAACCATTAAAAGGTGAAGAAGAATATCTTGGCAAGGGAGTTGGCTATTGTGCAACATGTGACGCTCCTTTATATCGAGATAAAGTCGTTACGATCATTGCTTATAGTAAAGAGGAAGAATCCGAAGCGAACTTCATCGCTGATATTGCTTCAAAAGTATATTACATTCCTATGTATAAAGAAGAAGTAGAAGTGGTAGATTCTATTGAAGTAGTGAGAAGTACGCCAGTTGAAATTATTGGTGACACTCAAGTTAAGAAATTGGTATTAAAGGATATAGAGATTGAAACAGACGGAATCTTTATCTTAAGAGAAAGTGTTTCACCAGGACAATTAGTACCAGGATTAAAGATGGATGGCAATCATATTGAGGTGGATCGTAAGATGAGAACCAACTTAGCTGGATGTTTTGCAGCAGGAGATATCGTTGGTACACCATATCAATACATTAAGTCAGCGGGAGAAGGTAATGTTGCGGCATTATCAGCAGTTTCTTATATTGATGAATTATCCCGAGAAGCAAAATAA
- a CDS encoding phage-like element PBSX protein xkdQ, translating to MGDRLKLLTDEGIVLIDSMVYEKEVTDEQGTITYTGYDDLKHIVKSNLMHNYKKTTPERITKSVCKELGVSIGNIAKTNVPIKKLIIDGGGYEAIMKAYTKAHHENNKKYMPLMVGRKLNVIEKGSLVRNFHLDDSENITNSSYTQRLEDMVNVVKIYNDKGKCIGEIKNKNNIAKYGKFQEVYQKEEGVNPKKGAKSLLQGMTKEASINAIGNVQCISGFAINICDSATGLIGKYWIESDSHTWQSGNYTMQLNLEFKNLMDVQEEE from the coding sequence ATGGGTGACCGCTTAAAACTTTTAACGGATGAAGGAATTGTATTAATTGATTCGATGGTATACGAGAAAGAAGTTACAGATGAACAAGGAACGATTACTTATACCGGTTATGATGATTTAAAACATATTGTAAAAAGTAATTTAATGCATAATTACAAAAAGACAACTCCGGAGCGAATTACAAAAAGCGTCTGTAAGGAGTTAGGAGTTTCAATCGGGAATATTGCAAAGACTAATGTCCCAATTAAGAAGCTAATCATTGATGGCGGTGGGTATGAAGCCATAATGAAGGCCTATACAAAAGCTCATCATGAGAATAATAAGAAGTATATGCCTTTGATGGTTGGCAGGAAACTTAATGTCATTGAGAAGGGAAGTCTAGTTCGTAATTTTCATTTGGATGATTCCGAGAATATAACGAATAGTAGCTATACCCAAAGATTAGAAGATATGGTGAATGTGGTTAAGATCTATAATGATAAAGGAAAATGTATTGGTGAAATAAAGAATAAAAATAATATTGCAAAGTATGGAAAATTTCAAGAAGTCTATCAGAAAGAAGAGGGGGTAAATCCTAAGAAGGGAGCCAAGAGTTTGTTGCAGGGAATGACAAAAGAAGCAAGTATTAATGCAATTGGAAATGTGCAGTGTATTAGTGGTTTTGCCATTAACATATGCGATTCGGCGACTGGCTTAATTGGAAAGTATTGGATTGAGTCTGATTCCCATACATGGCAGAGTGGAAATTATACGATGCAGCTAAATTTAGAATTTAAGAACCTGATGGATGTACAAGAAGAGGAATGA
- a CDS encoding two-component response regulator yields MMRLAICDDSKLAVSQLQDFIYSYSQQKGNLLTIKTFCSSNELLSALKQGETFDFYFLDIIMPGISGMDLAQEIRTKDESSSIVFVTTSPEYALASYDVEAFSYLLKPINPLRLSIILDKLILNKKSKVADGILVKEKGTLRNIPYYSIKFVEVKKDKLFYHLNTGESIECYGTLKDIEKKLLAYPQFTKPHRSFLVNMNYIQKLDAKELQMTDCQSIVPISQGNLSNFKAEYTAFLRQSIKNKNQ; encoded by the coding sequence ATGATGAGATTAGCTATTTGTGACGATAGTAAACTAGCCGTTAGCCAACTACAAGATTTTATATATTCCTATTCTCAACAGAAAGGTAATCTATTAACAATCAAAACATTTTGTAGTAGCAACGAATTATTATCGGCACTTAAGCAGGGGGAAACTTTTGATTTTTACTTTTTAGACATTATCATGCCTGGTATTTCTGGCATGGACTTAGCACAAGAAATTCGAACAAAAGACGAAAGCTCTTCGATCGTCTTCGTTACAACATCTCCTGAATATGCACTTGCTTCTTACGATGTTGAAGCATTTTCGTATTTATTAAAACCAATCAATCCATTACGCCTTTCCATTATTTTAGATAAATTGATCTTAAATAAAAAATCAAAGGTTGCAGATGGCATTTTAGTTAAAGAAAAAGGAACTCTTAGAAATATTCCTTACTATAGTATCAAATTCGTTGAAGTAAAGAAAGATAAACTCTTCTACCATCTTAATACAGGTGAATCCATTGAATGTTATGGTACATTAAAAGATATTGAGAAGAAGCTATTAGCATATCCGCAATTTACAAAACCACATCGTTCTTTTTTAGTGAATATGAATTACATTCAGAAACTAGATGCAAAAGAACTTCAAATGACGGATTGTCAATCCATTGTTCCGATTTCTCAAGGAAATTTATCTAATTTTAAAGCTGAATACACAGCCTTTTTAAGACAATCAATAAAGAACAAAAATCAATAA
- a CDS encoding phage-like element PBSX protein xkdT: protein MLLQKIPECYKNVREIQILVSDEQTEFDNLSLKVNELEADQFVMTATKRGLEKREKYLRLQTLADDSLDDRKERIIREYNKQLPYTETTLNRALNMMCGDDGYEMKIDYQNNNVIVRIRLAHKDAYQEVETYLEKCIPLNMTIDLSLLYNTHKLLSKYTHKQLSAYTHKQLREEMLS, encoded by the coding sequence ATGTTATTACAGAAAATACCGGAGTGCTATAAAAATGTAAGAGAAATCCAAATACTTGTGTCAGACGAGCAGACAGAATTTGATAATTTATCTTTGAAAGTGAATGAGCTGGAAGCGGATCAATTTGTAATGACTGCAACAAAACGGGGATTAGAAAAACGAGAGAAGTATTTGCGATTACAAACCTTAGCAGATGATTCACTGGATGATAGAAAAGAGCGAATTATCAGGGAATATAATAAGCAACTTCCCTATACAGAAACAACGCTTAACCGAGCACTGAATATGATGTGTGGAGATGATGGATATGAGATGAAAATAGATTATCAAAATAATAATGTTATCGTAAGAATTAGGCTTGCACATAAGGATGCCTATCAAGAGGTAGAAACGTATTTAGAAAAATGTATCCCACTAAATATGACCATTGATTTAAGTTTATTATATAACACACATAAATTATTATCGAAATACACACACAAACAGCTAAGTGCGTATACACATAAACAGTTAAGAGAGGAGATGTTAAGTTGA
- a CDS encoding HNH homing endonuclease: MEEQWKVINDTKGKYLISNYGRIKNTESGRIFEGSKSDGGYRRASLRIDGKVRSMFVHLLVAKHFIPNPENKEYVNHIDEDKMNSRVDNLEWVTAKENANHRNRNKKITESNSVPVCEYDINGKYIRTWKSSVYVSEVYKVTRRAIQLAMSGALKTCYGRMWRSYYETLGKDIDPASGRSTFYGRDSNYDLEIPKEYLVDIIPNKKIDLEDSIRILNEVKEYDKLPKYHVINLENVIELLSNLKCYNKS, from the coding sequence ATGGAAGAGCAATGGAAAGTAATCAATGATACGAAAGGAAAATATTTAATTAGTAATTATGGTAGGATAAAAAATACTGAAAGCGGAAGAATTTTTGAAGGTAGTAAGAGTGATGGTGGTTATAGAAGAGCTAGTCTTCGTATCGATGGTAAGGTGAGAAGTATGTTTGTTCACCTATTGGTGGCAAAACATTTTATCCCTAATCCAGAGAATAAGGAATATGTGAATCATATCGATGAAGATAAGATGAATAGCCGTGTAGACAATTTAGAGTGGGTTACCGCCAAAGAGAATGCCAATCACCGTAATCGTAATAAAAAGATAACAGAGAGTAATTCAGTGCCGGTATGTGAGTATGATATCAATGGAAAGTATATTCGTACATGGAAATCTTCTGTTTATGTTTCTGAAGTATATAAAGTAACAAGGAGAGCAATCCAGTTGGCAATGAGTGGTGCCTTAAAGACTTGTTACGGACGTATGTGGCGTTCCTACTATGAGACGTTAGGAAAAGATATCGATCCAGCATCGGGAAGAAGTACCTTCTATGGGAGAGATAGTAATTATGATCTAGAGATTCCAAAAGAATATTTGGTAGATATTATACCCAATAAAAAAATTGACTTAGAGGATAGTATTAGAATACTGAATGAGGTAAAAGAATACGATAAGTTACCAAAGTATCATGTTATAAATTTAGAAAATGTAATTGAGCTATTGTCTAATCTAAAGTGCTATAATAAAAGTTAG
- a CDS encoding N-acetylmuramoyl-L-alanine amidase, whose product MKKRFSLMITILLLCVMTPILAKATELSTTTITSIKKETAYTISINYKRVSNATSYEIYMKKGNGSFKKVKTTKALTYKTGKLATNATYYFQVKAIDEDGTASDPSKTASIKLPKPKIVAIDAGHQAKGNSSLEPIGPGSSKKKPKVASGTTGVATRVPEYKLTLAMSKKVQAELIKRGYEVVMIRTTHNVNISNSQRAKIANKSGADIFIRIHANGSTNRSVNGALTIYPTTKNPFIPSISKNSKKLSQTILTEFCKATKAKNGGMQARDDLSGSNWSKIPVTVVEMGYMSNAKEDRLMQTAAYQKKMTTGICNGVDKYFK is encoded by the coding sequence ATGAAAAAGAGATTTAGTTTAATGATTACGATACTTCTCTTGTGTGTCATGACACCAATCTTGGCAAAAGCGACTGAACTATCTACAACAACGATCACATCGATCAAAAAGGAAACTGCTTATACGATCTCAATTAATTACAAACGAGTATCCAATGCAACATCCTATGAAATCTACATGAAAAAGGGCAACGGAAGTTTTAAAAAAGTAAAAACGACAAAGGCTCTTACTTATAAAACTGGTAAATTAGCTACGAATGCAACTTATTATTTCCAGGTAAAAGCAATTGATGAAGACGGTACTGCAAGCGATCCTTCTAAAACGGCATCTATTAAATTGCCAAAACCGAAGATCGTTGCGATTGATGCCGGCCATCAGGCAAAAGGAAATTCCAGCTTAGAACCGATTGGTCCTGGAAGCTCCAAGAAAAAACCGAAAGTAGCTTCTGGAACAACAGGTGTTGCTACCAGAGTACCGGAATATAAATTAACATTAGCGATGTCAAAGAAAGTACAAGCTGAATTGATCAAACGTGGCTATGAAGTTGTTATGATCCGTACAACTCATAACGTAAATATCTCCAACAGCCAACGTGCCAAAATTGCAAATAAATCTGGCGCTGATATCTTTATCCGAATTCATGCAAATGGCTCAACTAATCGTAGTGTAAATGGTGCTCTTACTATCTACCCAACAACAAAGAATCCATTTATCCCATCCATCAGCAAGAATTCAAAAAAGCTTTCCCAAACGATCCTAACAGAATTCTGTAAGGCAACAAAAGCGAAAAATGGTGGAATGCAAGCAAGAGATGACCTCTCCGGCAGTAACTGGTCTAAGATTCCTGTTACCGTAGTGGAAATGGGTTACATGTCTAACGCAAAAGAAGACCGCCTCATGCAGACTGCTGCTTATCAAAAGAAGATGACAACAGGTATCTGTAACGGAGTTGATAAATACTTTAAATAA
- a CDS encoding phage-like element PBSX protein xkdT: MYEEYTFESIMERMLESAKNVTDIDTSEGSLVYTALAPCAWELSEIYGELEEIYENTFAETAPREQLILRAQERGIKPREATKAIFQVELDPNTVELEIGETFTLDEYTFSFLGKEIDENTSEEICKVQCETAGKTPAQILNQFLYPTDYIEGLDSIKLIQLLVPGVDEEDTEVFRQRYWESFNNQGFGGNKADYIQYVKDKFPSVGAVKVYRRTKNDENVIIQILNSEYGVASTTLVNEVQKVICPKAGEGDGLAPIGHNVLVENTVEKQIKIALHITLENNRLIDSEVQKSINEVVDDYFLSLAQKWESESTLTVVSTKIASDLIEKIEGVQDIRGVQLNEFTDMNIILESNQIPVRDGDVNVITENTGVL, encoded by the coding sequence GTGTATGAGGAATATACATTTGAAAGCATAATGGAACGAATGCTGGAGAGCGCAAAGAACGTGACAGATATTGATACTTCAGAAGGATCGTTAGTGTATACGGCACTAGCGCCTTGTGCATGGGAACTATCCGAAATTTATGGAGAATTGGAAGAAATCTATGAAAATACTTTTGCAGAGACTGCACCAAGAGAGCAGCTTATTCTTAGAGCGCAGGAGAGAGGGATTAAGCCTAGAGAAGCAACGAAGGCGATATTTCAAGTTGAGTTGGATCCTAATACAGTTGAATTGGAAATAGGCGAGACTTTTACTTTAGATGAGTATACATTCTCGTTCTTAGGAAAAGAAATAGATGAAAACACAAGTGAAGAAATTTGTAAAGTGCAGTGTGAAACAGCAGGAAAAACACCAGCACAAATTTTAAATCAATTCTTGTACCCAACAGACTATATTGAGGGGCTAGATTCTATAAAACTAATACAATTATTAGTTCCTGGAGTGGATGAAGAGGACACAGAAGTATTTAGGCAGCGGTACTGGGAGTCATTTAACAATCAAGGGTTTGGTGGAAATAAGGCAGATTATATACAGTATGTAAAGGATAAATTTCCAAGCGTTGGTGCAGTTAAGGTCTATCGGAGGACGAAGAATGATGAAAATGTGATAATTCAAATCTTAAATTCTGAATATGGTGTTGCTTCGACAACATTAGTTAATGAGGTTCAAAAGGTTATTTGCCCTAAAGCAGGAGAGGGTGATGGTTTAGCGCCTATTGGACACAATGTCTTAGTAGAGAATACAGTTGAAAAACAAATTAAGATCGCATTACATATAACACTTGAAAATAATAGGCTGATTGATTCTGAAGTTCAAAAATCAATTAATGAAGTGGTGGATGATTATTTCTTATCACTAGCCCAAAAGTGGGAGTCTGAGAGTACGTTAACGGTAGTAAGCACGAAGATTGCAAGTGATTTAATTGAGAAGATTGAAGGGGTGCAGGATATTCGTGGAGTTCAGTTAAATGAGTTCACGGATATGAATATTATATTAGAAAGTAATCAAATTCCAGTAAGGGATGGTGACGTAAATGTTATTACAGAAAATACCGGAGTGCTATAA
- a CDS encoding phage-like element PBSX protein xkdP, which yields MEIWLNQGEQEICLPVIPPQYEISQSMNNTSVNIVEFGEVNMIGKRNLFTTSITSFFPHEKYNFVEVSDILSPIDYVALINKMKSSPVKFIISDLKLNLDVTIEQFNYSQNDATGDINYTLELKEYRKPATKKMKTPKPTKSSKGKDKSKNITKIQVARGCKLVKSTTYRVKKGDTLPKIAKNLTGLSKNARAIANQNKISCLKDIKKWVGKKLVIKV from the coding sequence ATGGAGATATGGTTAAACCAAGGGGAGCAGGAGATTTGCCTTCCAGTAATACCTCCGCAATATGAGATTAGTCAATCTATGAATAATACCAGTGTCAATATTGTAGAATTTGGAGAAGTTAATATGATTGGTAAACGGAATTTATTTACTACATCTATTACATCTTTCTTTCCACATGAAAAGTATAATTTTGTGGAGGTAAGTGATATATTATCACCAATTGATTACGTAGCTTTGATTAATAAGATGAAAAGTTCACCGGTTAAATTTATCATTTCGGATCTGAAATTGAATTTAGATGTTACCATCGAGCAATTTAATTATTCTCAGAATGATGCAACGGGTGATATAAACTATACACTTGAACTAAAAGAATATCGAAAACCAGCGACAAAGAAGATGAAGACCCCAAAGCCTACAAAATCATCAAAGGGGAAAGATAAATCTAAGAATATTACTAAGATTCAGGTAGCAAGAGGGTGCAAGTTAGTTAAGAGTACCACATATCGTGTGAAAAAAGGAGATACGCTTCCTAAGATTGCGAAGAATTTGACTGGTCTATCGAAAAATGCTAGAGCAATTGCAAATCAAAATAAGATTAGTTGCTTGAAAGATATTAAGAAATGGGTAGGAAAGAAATTGGTGATTAAAGTATGA
- a CDS encoding phage lysin, endo-beta-N-acetylglucosaminidase, giving the protein MALTKQQTGFIEKIGNAAVELYGKYKILPSLTIAQAILESAWGKKDMGCFNYFGMKWHEGSKYGYVVVDTHEVYNGKRVAIKAKFLKFISVSQGIQGRFEFLDTKRYANLKGITDYKKACKTIKADGYATDPKYAESLIHIIENYNLDSYDKKVVGKKNLGGNVYYIVKKGDTLSGIAKKYKTSVDKLVTLNKIKDKNKICVDQKLRVK; this is encoded by the coding sequence ATGGCTTTAACAAAACAACAGACAGGCTTCATCGAGAAAATCGGAAATGCAGCAGTAGAATTATATGGAAAATATAAGATACTTCCCAGCTTAACAATTGCGCAGGCAATTTTAGAGAGTGCATGGGGAAAGAAAGATATGGGTTGCTTTAATTATTTTGGAATGAAATGGCATGAAGGAAGCAAGTACGGTTATGTGGTAGTTGATACCCATGAAGTCTACAATGGCAAACGAGTAGCCATTAAAGCGAAGTTCTTAAAATTTATCAGTGTAAGTCAAGGAATCCAAGGACGATTTGAATTTCTTGATACAAAGCGATATGCAAATTTGAAAGGTATTACCGATTATAAGAAAGCTTGTAAAACGATTAAGGCTGATGGTTATGCGACAGATCCAAAGTATGCAGAAAGTTTGATCCACATTATTGAGAACTATAATCTTGATAGTTACGATAAGAAGGTCGTTGGTAAGAAAAATTTAGGTGGTAATGTGTATTATATCGTGAAGAAGGGTGATACATTAAGTGGGATTGCAAAGAAATATAAGACAAGTGTGGACAAGCTGGTAACTTTAAACAAGATTAAGGATAAAAATAAGATCTGTGTTGATCAGAAACTACGAGTAAAGTAG
- a CDS encoding transcriptional regulator, MerR family, whose amino-acid sequence MFKIGEFSKLMQVSIRMLRYYDEQGLLKPAKIDPFTGYRMYSTEQIPRLQEILLLRDSKFSTTEMKAIMKARQEIDLRSELEKKKIQIEKEIQLEQDRIEKINHAVKELKDRKFQMYCNINYKKVETFWIISKRERIPTYFHEGLLWKELCAFVEREHIVISQNIYNNVAIYHDREHKDHDVDVEVGMLVTTPGKEKDGFTYRQVEPIDKMAYAMVYGPYSNLGNAYEQIAYWLESHQEQMAEKPSRQICHIGEGDGVSPEEYLTEIQIPLK is encoded by the coding sequence ATGTTTAAAATTGGAGAGTTTTCAAAACTAATGCAGGTTTCGATTCGAATGTTACGTTATTATGATGAACAGGGATTATTAAAGCCAGCTAAGATCGATCCTTTTACAGGGTATCGGATGTATTCCACCGAGCAAATACCCAGGTTACAGGAAATCCTTTTATTACGTGACAGCAAATTCTCTACGACTGAGATGAAGGCTATTATGAAGGCGAGGCAAGAGATTGATCTTAGAAGTGAGCTAGAGAAAAAGAAAATACAGATTGAGAAAGAAATACAATTAGAACAGGATCGAATTGAAAAGATCAATCATGCAGTGAAGGAATTGAAGGATAGAAAATTTCAAATGTATTGCAATATCAATTATAAGAAAGTCGAAACGTTTTGGATCATATCCAAAAGAGAGCGAATACCGACCTATTTTCATGAGGGACTTTTATGGAAAGAATTATGTGCATTTGTGGAAAGAGAACATATTGTAATTAGTCAGAATATATATAATAATGTTGCTATTTATCATGATAGGGAACATAAAGATCATGATGTTGATGTTGAAGTGGGAATGCTTGTTACAACACCAGGAAAAGAGAAAGATGGTTTTACATATCGACAAGTAGAGCCTATTGATAAAATGGCATATGCAATGGTATATGGGCCCTATAGTAATCTAGGGAATGCGTATGAGCAAATTGCTTATTGGCTGGAAAGCCATCAAGAACAGATGGCAGAAAAACCGTCGAGACAAATCTGTCATATTGGCGAGGGAGATGGGGTTAGTCCCGAAGAGTATCTGACAGAAATTCAAATTCCATTAAAATAG
- a CDS encoding phage-like element PBSX protein xkdS has translation MSFPFEVDEDEIESEDLDESINNKVEYEIPKEYEVDLKTGNLTGRVVEGLDAIKSWVYFALRTKRYQHEIFSWEHGNELEDLIGSSHTQEYYEAEVPRMIKECLMENKYITDVTNFMIQASSDQLNCSFTIETSYGEVEMSV, from the coding sequence ATGAGTTTTCCATTTGAGGTAGACGAGGATGAAATAGAGAGTGAAGATCTAGACGAGTCAATAAATAATAAGGTAGAGTATGAGATTCCGAAGGAGTATGAGGTTGATTTAAAGACAGGCAACTTAACTGGAAGAGTTGTAGAAGGTTTAGATGCAATTAAGAGTTGGGTTTATTTTGCTTTGCGAACAAAGCGCTACCAGCATGAGATATTTTCTTGGGAGCACGGAAATGAGTTAGAAGATCTCATAGGGTCTTCTCATACACAGGAATACTATGAAGCAGAAGTACCAAGGATGATCAAAGAATGTCTGATGGAAAATAAATATATCACAGATGTGACCAATTTTATGATTCAAGCATCTAGTGATCAGTTAAATTGTAGTTTTACCATAGAGACAAGTTATGGGGAGGTGGAGATGAGTGTATGA